ACGCGGCACGTTCCCGATCATATTCCTATGAAGGAATAAGTCAAGCGTCGGCGATGCACCGAGCCGCCATGCGCGAGGCTGAAGATCAGCGTGCTGCCGCCAATGCCGAGCGCAAGCGTGACGACGACCACCGTGGCGAAGCCAGGCTGCCTCCGCATGGCTCGGATCGCCAGCCGGACATCCTGCGCGCCATCTCTCAGCACGGGAAAGCCCCCGACATCCCCATGCGCCTCCTTCACCTGCTCCACGCCCCCGAAGCTGCGCCGTGCGGCGCGGCGCGCCTCCTCGGCGGGCATGCCGGCCCGCAGGTTGTCCTGTTCCGCTTGCTCGAGATGCGCGCGGATCTCCTCGACCAGCTCGTCCTCGACCTGCTTCCTCCGCAGGAGGCTCAGCATCCGTGCGAGAATCGTGCGCAGTCTCATGACAGCGACTCGAGGAATCTGGCAACCATGGCCGTGGTGCGTTCCCAATTCGCCACCTCCGTCCGAAGGTGCGTGGCGCCAGTCTTCGTGAGCGAGTAGATCTTGACCCGGCGCTTCGTCTCGGAGACTCCCCACTGGGTACGAATCCAGCCCTTCTGCTGCAGGCGCAGCAAGGCCGGATAGATCGAGCCCTGGTTGAGGCGCAGGAGATTCTCGGAGACTTGCTCGATCCGTCGCGCCAGCCGGTAGCCGTTCATCGGCCCCATGGCTTCGAGGGTCTTGAGCACCAGCAAATCCAGCGTGCCATACGGCACATCAGTCTTGGGATCAGACATGTTGCGTCGCTACAGATGTAGGATAAGGCCACAGCTGTAGCCTGTCAACAGCTATGCTGAAGGGTCACCTGTTTCGTCGCCGCCGATGTTAGAGCGGTTTGATTAGGGCCTACTGCGAGCGCCCCCGCGCGGCAATCGGCCAGACTGCTTCCACGCGATCCTTTCGGATCGCGTAGATCTGGTCGTACTCGTTGACCACCGGATCGCAATGGGGCACGACCAGCTCGAGCTCGTCGCCCACCTCGTACTGGCGATTGGCCGTCTCGTAGCGGATCGACCCGAACTCGTCCGAGCCGGCGCTGTAGGCAAACCCCTCCTCCCCAATCACCCACGGTCCCGGCTTGTTCAAGGTGAGCGCCTTCACGCCAGCGTCCGTGGTCAGCGAGCCCGGGAAGTACGCGTTGAGGACGGTGCACAGCACCGTCAACGACGGGAGGAAGTCGTCGAACCGCTCCTCGTTGGCCTGCGATCCAATCTCGATGTACTGGCAGTCCATGAAGACGTAGCTGCCCACCTGAACGTCGGTCAGGCCCGGCGCTTC
This is a stretch of genomic DNA from Luteitalea sp.. It encodes these proteins:
- a CDS encoding PadR family transcriptional regulator, coding for MSDPKTDVPYGTLDLLVLKTLEAMGPMNGYRLARRIEQVSENLLRLNQGSIYPALLRLQQKGWIRTQWGVSETKRRVKIYSLTKTGATHLRTEVANWERTTAMVARFLESLS